In the genome of Schistocerca piceifrons isolate TAMUIC-IGC-003096 chromosome X, iqSchPice1.1, whole genome shotgun sequence, one region contains:
- the LOC124722601 gene encoding piggyBac transposable element-derived protein 4-like, with translation MYSFIGIWLLMARVKKLRIKEYWSRGVLLHFRDNSANLGDDSSFKIRKIIDTVRVAFRSAFNPYRKLCVDESLLLSKGRLSFKQYISSKRSIFGMKTFVLCDCKIAYVVDFIVYTGTTKEIEVHNLGKSGNIVATLMKPYLELGHTQYVDNWCTCPSLFLWLHNQRTAACGTVRRNRIDFPKLQKQLKQGEIEFMSIDAMLAIK, from the coding sequence ATGTATAGCTTCATTGGTATTTGGCTCCTCATGGCTCGTGTTAAAAAGTTGAGAATAAAGGAATATTGGTCCAGAGGTGTACTTTTACATTTTCGTGACAACTCGGCCAATCTCGGAGATGACAGTTCgtttaaaattaggaaaataattgatACAGTTCGTGTGGCGTTCCGCAGTGCATTTAATCCATACAGAAAACTCTGTGTCGATGAAAGCCTATTATTGTCCAAAGGTCGCTTATCTTTTAAGCAATACATTTCTTCAAAACGAAGTATATTTGGAATGAAAACATTCGTGTTGTGCGACTGTAAAATTGCTTACGTCGTGGATTTCATTGTATACACAGGTACAACAAAAGAAATTGAAGTCCATAATTTGGGGAAATCTGGTAATATTGTGGCAACACTAATGAAGCCATACCTTGAACTTGGACATACCCAGTATGTCGACAATTGGTGTACATGTCCATCcttgttcctctggcttcacaaccagAGAACAGCAGCATGCGGTACTGTACGTAGGAACAGGATCGACTTTCCGAAGCTACAAAAGCAACTGAAACAAGGAGAAATTGAGTTTATGTCAATTGACGCAATGCTTGCCATCAAGTAG